A stretch of Lactuca sativa cultivar Salinas chromosome 6, Lsat_Salinas_v11, whole genome shotgun sequence DNA encodes these proteins:
- the LOC111889002 gene encoding protein GLUTELIN PRECURSOR ACCUMULATION 3-like codes for MTKNFPELGLRKEDRVEGSWIDYVLYWAYFNNTTEDTVLLTKILEHADWETFGSRCILHSHRITCPDIWQWSELTSFGDLPSPRDFAVASAIGNHKIVMYGGWDGKKWLSDVFVLDTMSLEWRELAVTGTLPPPRCGHTATMVEKRLLVYGGRGGGGPIMGDLWGLKGLIEEDNEAPGWTQLKLPGQAPAARCGHTVTSGGHYLLMFGGHGTGGWLSRYDVYYNDCVVLDRVSVQWKRVNVSYYLYGYICFALTSLTQEFLALLPIVRDHIIDGYSPEAREVFHREFDFFEKVTTISGALYPLPKEERRVGIKRGLEKI; via the exons ATGACCAAAAACTTCCCGGAATTGGGATTGAGAAAAGAAGATCGTGTGGAAGGAAGTTGGATTGACTACGTACTTTACTGGGCCTACTTCAACAACACAACCGAAGACACAGTTTTACTAACAAAAATACTTGAACATGCAGATTGGGAGACTTTTGG ATCAAGATGCATACTTCATTCACATCGAATTACATGTCCAGATATATGGCAATGGTCTGAACTTACCAGCTTTGGTGATTTACCTTCACCAAGAGATTTTGCTGTTGCTTCAGCCATTGGGAACCATAAAATAGTAAT GTATGGTGGATGGGATGGTAAAAAGTGGTTATCAGATGTATTTGTCTTGGATACAA TGTCATTGGAGTGGAGAGAGTTAGCAGTTACAGGAACATTGCCACCACCAAGGTGTGGTCATACAGCCACTATGGTTGAGAAACGGTTGCTTGTATATGGTGGCAGAG GAGGTGGAGGACCAATCATGGGTGATTTATGGGGTTTAAAGGGTCTCATTGAAGAAG ATAACGAAGCGCCTGGATGGACACAGTTAAAGCTGCCCGGGCAAGCTCCAGCTGCCCGATGCGGGCATACTGTCACCTCTGGAGGCCACTAT CTTCTCATGTTTGGAGGCCATGGAACCGGTGGTTGGTTGAGTCGCTATGATGTTTACTACAATGATTGTGTTGTTTTAGACAGGG TGTCTGTGCAGTGGAAACGTGTAAATGTGTCTTATTACCTATATGGCTATATCTGCTTTGCACTAACATCACTT ACACAAGAATTTCTAGCTCTACTCCCCATTGTTAGAGACCACATAATTGATGGTTATAGCCCCGAGGCACGTGAAGTATTTCACAGAGAATTTGATTTCTTTGAAAAAGTCACCACTATATCAGGTGCTCTGTATCCACTCCCCaaagaagaaaggagagttggCATCAAGAG AGGGTTGGAAAAAATTTAG